Proteins co-encoded in one Leucobacter exalbidus genomic window:
- a CDS encoding helix-turn-helix domain-containing protein yields MEQRPFIHSVARLARVMKEARAEAGITQEQLAAKANIPLDYIVDVEAGRPRAEVGRAVIALKALGLNPRAVPATHPDAFAADGTLRPEYVQHA; encoded by the coding sequence ATGGAGCAGCGGCCATTTATTCACTCCGTCGCGCGTCTTGCACGCGTGATGAAAGAGGCGCGCGCCGAAGCGGGAATTACGCAGGAACAGCTCGCCGCCAAGGCCAACATTCCGCTTGACTACATCGTCGACGTTGAGGCAGGCCGCCCCCGCGCCGAGGTGGGACGCGCAGTGATCGCGCTCAAAGCTCTCGGACTCAATCCGCGCGCAGTGCCCGCAACCCACCCCGATGCATTCGCGGCCGACGGGACGCTCAGACCGGAGTATGTGCAGCATGCCTGA